CCCGGACTTGGGGGAGTCCGTCAGTGCGGGACGCGGGTCCGTGGCTTGCGGACAGGCTGGGGCCGGGGGCGTCCCCGTCTTTCCGGAGCTGGGGACGGGGTTCGGGCCCGGGCAGGTGCGGCGTTCGGGCAACCGAGCCCCGAAGTAAGAACTCCGTGGCGCGTGCAGCCCTAGGGAGGAAGGGCGTGCTGCGGGTGCAGTCTCAGGCTGAGGACGGAGCTGGGGCCGACGCAGCCTCGGGAGTTGGTGGCCGGGACAGGTGCGGCCTGTGGGGAAGAAGGGCCGGCCAGGGAGATGCGGTCTGCAAGGGGAGAGGAAGCACTCCCAGGACGGATGGGACCTTTTGGGAGGAAGGCGCTCAAGGCAGATGCAGCTCAGGGAGGGAAGGGCGCGTCCAGGGTAGATGGGGCCTGAGGAGACCAGCGGGGCGCCAACGGCCAGATGCGGCTTTGGTGTGAGACAGGGTGTCCCAGGCCTGATGCAGCCTCAAGAGAAGCTGAGCTCAAGGGAAGATGAAGCCTGGAGGAGAACGTGGGGGTGCAGGGTGCAAATGCATCCTCCAGGCGAGAAAGGGAGCACCCGGGGATGATGTGCCGCTGGGATAGAAGGCAGGGAGGCACTGGGGGCAGATGCATCCTTGAGGAGAGATGAGGAGGCCCCGAGGCTCGGCCAGGTTGGGGTCCCTGGGCTGTAAGCAGCTGAGATGGCACCCAGGAGCTGCCCAGGGTCAGGGAGCTGTGGCCGCACTGTGGGCTCCTGGTCGTCGGGGAGGGAGGGCAGAAACCCTGGCGTTCCTTAGCAGTGTTCTCGCTCCCAAGATGTGCTCGGCAGGTTTTGTGGGCTGAGTTGTTGAAAGGAGTGAATGTCCAGTCCTGAGATCCCGTGAATTCCCACCCGAGTTCACTGCTAGTGCCCCTCACCCCACATGTCTACCTGAACCAAGGCTCCAGGAACTTCGGCCCGGCTGTGCTGTGGTTCTCTCGACGCGCGTCTGGGAGCCGGGTGGCTGGGGATTCCTTCTGTAGCCTCTCGTGAGCCCTCACTGACCAcggctctttccttcttttctaggGCATCTGCCTGAGCCCTCTTTTCTACAAGATGTGGGGATTTTTGAAGCGCCCTGTAGTGGTGACGGCTGACATCAACTTGAGCCTTGTGGCCCTGACTGGGATGGGGTTACTGAGCCGGCTGTGGCGACTCACCTACCCGCGGGCTGTGGTGTAAGCTAAATGACTCCATTCCCAGGGTGAATCTAGAATTGTACTTTGTGACAGGAGGCGCCCTTACTGAATAGCATAAATGGGAGAGTGAAATCCTGGCTTCTTGGTGATAGATGTTTTTGGCAGTGAGAGGAAAGACCAGTCTGTCCCCAGGACAGCCCCAGCAGAGTACACCTTTTAGGTCTTGCCCTCTGAGTCTGTAACAGGTGAAATTTGGCCCATTAAAGGGGTGCAGTAGAGGAAAATCTGGTTGCCAGCCTTAGGTAACAGTTTTAAAGTCTGGACGGCAGAGGATTGATGGATTTGGAAGTGAGTCTTCACTGTTGAGAGCACTCTTTAGAATGTGTTTTTGTCATAATAGGAGGTGATTGCTGTTATTATTGAAGGGCTCTTTATTAACTgattaattgtgtgtgtgtgtgtgttttgttttttttgagacggagtcttgctctgtcgcccaggttggagtgcagtggtgccatctcggctcactgcaacgtctgcctcctgggttcaagcagttctctgcctcagcctcccgagtagctgagattccaggtgcccaccaccacacccggctaatttttgtatttttagtagagacgggatttcaccatcttggccaggctggtattgaactcctgacctcatgatccacccgcttcggtctctcaaagtgttaggattacaggcacgagccactccGCCCTGCTGcatgttcttttttgtttaactttttattatggaaaacgtcaaacatatacaaaagcaGGGAGACGAGTATAATGAAtgacccccccacacacacaccagtatATTCATTACCCAGCTTCACCTTATCAGTTCACAGCCAGCCCCCTCCCTGCAGTGGATTTTACTTTGAAGCAAATCCTAGACATATTATATTCATAGATAATTCAGCGGTATGTCTGTAAAAGatgaggattctttttttttttttttttttggagacatagtctcgctctgtcacccaggctgtagtgcaatggtgcaatcgtgattctcctacctcagcctcctgagtacctgggattgcaggcacctgccaccacacctggctcatttttgtatttttactagagaaggggtttcaccatgttggccaagctgatctcgaactcctgaccttgtgatccacctacctcagcctcccaaagtactgggattacaggcgtgagccaccgtgcctggctgaggattcttaaaaacaaaaatcacataaccACAGTTGCATTATTATGCCTGAGAAATTGACAGCAGTTTCTTGGTTATCTTCACCTCTCCCTGATTGAAAACATGTTATTGCAGTTGATTCCCACGTTTTCCTTTCATACTTGCAGCTGTTTCATTGGGTCATCGCTAGCCACAGACATGTGCTgctggtgggggcgggggtgggggggtgggtagGCAGAATTAGCCTTGCGTCCCAGGAGGTCTTTCAGCAGGTTGGCTCATAGTATCCACCTAAATCAAACACGAGGGAGAGACAGAATCTGTATGGGGCAGGCATGCTGAGTGCCAGCTGTGCTTGGTGAATTCCCCATGTCTCTGTGGGTGGGTGATGCTGTATGCATCTTAATATTTGGGGATGGGAAACAATTGGGGCAACAGATCCAGCCTTTGCTGATCACCCACCCAAAGTCATTTGgaaacacatacacatttatcCTCACAGTTTTTGTTTACAGTTAAGATTCTAATTGAATATAatatgggttgttttttttttttctagttttgacgAAGTATATTATGGGCAGTACATCTCTTTTTACATGAAACGAATCTTCTTCTTGGATGACAGTGGGCCGCCATTTGGCCACATGGTGCTGGCCTTGGGAGGTAGGAGTCATCAGTTAGGAGAGTAGCCCCTACCCTTCAGGACctcaaatacatttaaaacttaTCAGTGCATTTCTTACAGGCAGAAACCAGGTCTTATTATTGATGCATCTTATTTATTGCTTGCCACAGTACTctagaaatatttgctgaatgggaTAGTTACTGATTAATCTTCTGTTTCAGGTTATTTAGGAGGATTCGATGGCAATTTTTTGTGGAACAGAATTGGAGCAGGtaaaagataattttcatttcccttattAATGTGCACAGGTTAGAATGGAGAGATTGTGACTTTTGTAAGGATTAAcaactgtggcttttttttttcctttcataccTAGTCCCACAGAAACTGTGCCTTATTAATCTGAgtccagaaaataataaattggttGGATTACAAATGAAAGACTTTTGAAAAGTATGGTTAAAATCTTAGTGTTTAGTTACAGTCATTATTTTAGCCCTTGTTGTTGGTACACGTATTACATAGCATCTGATTGTAATTATCTTTTGTACATGTAAATTTTGTACATTGCcacaatgtttttgaaaatagggagagtaggccgggcgcggtggctcacgcctgtaatcccagcactttgggaggctgaggcaggcagatcacgaggtcaggagatcaagaccatcctggctaacacggtgaaaccccgtctctattaaaaatacaaaaattagccgggtgtggtggcgggcgcctgtagtcccagcaactcgggaggctgaggcaggagaatggcgtgaacccgggaggcggagcttgcagtgagacgagatggcgccactgcactccagcctgggcgacagagcgagactccgtctcaaaaaaaaaaaagaaaaaagaaaatagggagGGTAAATGTATAAGTAAGGCGGTAAATTTTAGAATCCTTAGTCCTGTCTATGCTTCGTGAGATCGGGTTCCGTGACTATGCAAAGCTAATTTCAAAGCCTTCACCCATAGTTTATGCATTCTGCTGCCGAAGTGGTCCCCAGTTTTGTAAACGTGCATTTTAGAGTCTGTGCGCATGATGGCGCTATGTGAAAACACAGCTGCAGCACATGGAGATGGTGTGTGCACAGTGTAGTCAGCTCTGCAGTGTGGTTGCTTTTCCAGAATACAGTAGCAACGTGCCTGTGTGGTCCCTGCGCCTGCTGCCAGCGCTGGCAGGGGCCTTGTCGGTCCCCATGGCCTACCAGATAGTGTTGGAGCTCCACTTTTCTCATTGCGCCGCCATGGGAGCTGCTCTGTTGATGCTCATCGGTAAGACCTGTGCCCCTGCCTGCTCTTGCTGTCACGTAGGGAAGAACTGACCCTTTGGCCCGGAAGATCACGTGGGCTTGGTGGGCAAGCTGCACCAGAAAGTGCATCTGGTTCATCCAGATTTGACGCTGCAAGTCACCCGCTCCCAGGCTGACCCCGTGGTATGGGATTACTGAATTGTGGGATCAGACTCTTATCAGCAGTCAGGGTATGGCAGTAGAAAACTGCCCAGATGATGCTGCAAAGTCCATGCGCACGTGGGCACCTCCATCTCCAACCAATCTTGTAACCAAATGATAACTTCCCCTTGTTCCACCACCTCCCAGGCCTTGGCCAATTGAGATGGACTCGTAAGTCAGTGGATCCTCTTCAGAGAGGGTCTTCCAGCTCATGTTTATGAACAGATGAAATTAAAGCAGATGAAAAGTTagattaggctgggtgcagtggctcacacctataatcccagcactttgggaggcggaggcaggtggctcacttgagcccgggagttcaggaccagcctaggcaagatagTAAGACtgcatctgtacaaaaaataagggtcaggcgcagtggctcacgcctgtaatcccagcactttgggaggctgaggcgggcagatcacgaggtcaggagtttgagaccagcctggccaacatggtgaaaccccgtcgaaaaatacaaaaaaatacgaaaaattagctgagcatggcggcaggtgcctgtaatcccagctacttgggaggctgagacaggagaactgcttgaacccgggaggtggaggttgcagtgagccaagactgcgccactgcactccagcctgggcaacagagcgagactccatctcaaaaaaaataagccgggcacggtggctcacgcctgtaatcccagcactttgggaggtcgaggcgggtggatcacaaggtcaagagatcgagaacatcctggccaacatggtgaaaccccatctctactaaaaatacaaaatttagctgggcatggtggcgcccaccttttgtcccagctactcaggaggctgaggcaggagaatcgcttgaacccgggaggcagaggttgcagtgagccgagattgcaccactgcactccagcctggtgacagagcaagactctgtctcaaaaaaataaataaataaaattagccaggtgtggtggcatgcgcctgtagtcccagctactcaggagcctgaggcaggaggatcccttgagccctggtggtcaaagctgcagtgagccatgatggtgccactgcactccagcctgggcaacagaggaagaccctgactcaaaaaaaagaaagagacagtagAAAATCAACAGAGATGTGTATTGGGTGATGACAGTATGAGGCCCTGTGTCTATAGAATGTTTTAACATTCACAGCAGCCCCATACAGTTGTATCGCTTCTGAAGTATGCCTTTTTTCATGAATGTTTTTCATCCTCATACATATTTTCCCTTGCTACGTTAAAATTGACACGtatttcctttttgaaacagAGAATGCTCTCATCACTCAGTCAAGGCTAATGCTTTTGGAATcagtgttaatattttttaatctattggCCGTGTTGTCCTACCTGAAGTTCTTCAACTGCCAAAAGCACAGGTATGGAAAATGGAGTGTCTTCCTGGTTAACGAGAACAGAGATTCTGGGTGGTTTGTTGGTCTGAGATGGTCcgttacctttttttgttttgttttgttttgtgagacgGTACCTTTTCATTTTGAGGAGTTGCTtgctaaatatctttttttttgagacagagtccctgtcacccaggctggagtgtaatggcgcgatctcggctcactgcaacctccgcttcccaggttcaagcaattctccagcctcagactcctgagtagctgagattacaggcacacaccaccgtgcctggctaattttagtatttttagtagagacggggtttcaccatattggccaggctggtctcaaactcctgacctcacgtgatccacccatcttggcctcccaaagtgctgggattacaggcgtgagcttctGTGCTTAGTGCTAGATATCTTTTGGTCCTCTAGTATTTTGGGGGTTGGCCCTTGGCTTGTGACTTCATAAATACATcttcatttttctataatttaaacTAACAGGACAGAATTTTCTgggcaaaaagaaaaattctgctgGGACGGATTCTTTGGGAGATGGGAATTCTTTCTTACTGCACCTGTCGCTCAGCCGACCCAGAAAGATTTCCCTGAAGAATGTGGAGCTTCTCTAGCCTTTTGGAAATGTGTCTGAACTATTCCTATCTCCGTCTGCTCTGTTTTTATTCCAGCCCGTTTTCTCTGAGCTGGTGGTTCTGGCTAACACTGACAGGGGTCGCTTGTTCCTGCGCAGTGGGGTGAGTTTGAGCCTTTGGTCTTGGGCAGtgtcctcctctgcctcctcgtGTTTTCTTGTCTCGTGTTAACTCCATTTCCGTCATGTCTTTGCAGCATCAAGTACATGGGTGTGTTCACCTACGTGCTCGTTCTGGGTGTTGCAGCTGTCCATGCCTGGCACCTGATTGGAGACCAGACTTTGTCCAATGTAGGTGCTGATGTCCAGTGCTGCATGAGAGCGGCCTGTATGGTGCAGATGCGGATGTCACAGGGGGAACTTGGTGAAAAGACTCAAATCCTCAATGTTtcagaagcaggcaggcctcgGCAGCCTTGCCTGTCGGCATCTGCAGGTGCCTCTGTATGGGAGGCCAGAGTTTCTGTCACTAACTTTTTCTAAGCTCACAATGTCTAGAGGTGGGTGCGCTTTTCCACGCAGTAGAACAAGACTTTTCTTTGAATCTCTGGCAGGTCTGTGTGTTCTGTCACTTGCTCGCCCGAGCAGTGGCTTTGCTGGTCATCCCGGTCGTCCTGTACTTACTGTTCTTCTACGTCCACTTGATTCTACTCTTCCGCTCTGGGCCCCACGACCAAATCATGTCCAGTGCCTTCCAGGCCAGCTTAGAGGTAAGTAAGCAGTGGGCATCGTGGCCACTGGAAAAGGAAGATGATAGTGGACCCAGAGTTTTCTTACAAATACATCAAGTGAACATTAGCACTTGAATCAAAAAATGAAGAATCCAcatccatatttctttttttggcggaggggaatggagtcttactctgtcacccaaactccgcctcctggcttcaagcaattctcctacctcagcctcccaagtagctgggattacaagcacctgcgactacacctggctaatttttttgttttgttagtagagatggggtttcacgacgttggtcagtctggtctggaactcctgacctcaagtgatccacccacctcagcctctcaaagtgctgggattacaggtgtgagccactgtgcccggcagctGGGAGCGTTTTAAAGTCAAGTCCTACAAACCCTGGGCAGTTTCACCCGCCTTAAGGACCACACTCAACTGTGACCTTCATTCCTATGAACCTCGCAGCAGTGGTAGAAGGTATCAGTAGAGGCGGTCAGGACCGTGGTTCCTAAAGTCAGCCAAGCCTGCCGACGGCCAGTGCTGTAGTGCTGTGTGTTTCAGCAAGCTGTTTGGCTCACCCCAGTCTTGGTTTTCTTATCTCTTAGACATTATCATTGCTCTTACCTCATTGGATGCTTGTAAGGACTGAATAGGGTGCACGTGGAAGGCTGAACCGAGTGCCTGGCCCAGAGGCAGCATTTGATCAGACTTAGTGTTCATTATGGTTCTATAATGTAACATGACGTGATTAAATGGTAGATCATTACCACTATTACGAGAATGGCCACTAGCCTGAACATCACTCCAGAGGAGGAGTGGCCATCGGGAAGGCTGGCTTAGgggcatttttctttctgtctctcactCATCAACCTTCTGCTTCTGTCTCAGGGAGGACTAGCTCGGATCACCCAGGGTCAGCCGCTGGAGGTGGCCTTCGGGTCCCAGGTCACTCTGAGGAATGTCTTTGGGAAACCTGTGCCCTGCTGGCTTCATTCCCACCAGGACACCTACCCCATGATGTAAGGAAAGCGATGGTTTTACTTTGAAGATGATTAAATGCTTTATTTGCTCATAGATGTGCTTATCTTAGCAACTTTCCCTTTCTTTGAGGAAGTTTGTTTGCAGGGCAGAAAGAAGTTGAGCAGCCTGGGTGCTGATTGCCCGTGAGCTTCGTGGTTCCCGGGTGTTGCTGGAGGGACTTGGCATGTGGCAGGGCCCAGGGTCGGCCCCAGCTCTGTGGCTGTGGCTGACCTCAGCACTGCCTGCCTAAATCGTCTGATTTCAGCTCCTTATCTGTGGTATCTTCATTTTCCCTGAAACCCCTTGCTAGGTTGTATTTGTTGAAATCTGCTTCCCTTTGCAGAAACTTTAGGAGAAAGGTGTGTGGGCCTGATCGATGACCCACTTCCAGATacgtttctttccctttcttttctttttttcacaaatagagacggggtctcactatgttgcccaggctggtctcaaactcctaggctcaagcagttatcctacctcagcctcccaaggtgctctgattacaggcgtgagccaccgcgcctggcccagatacATCTCTTTGTTGACTTCACACAGATATGAGAACGGCCGAGGAAGCTCCCACCAGCAACAGGTGACCTGTTACCCCTTCAAAGACGTCAATAACTGGTGGATTGTAAAGGATCCCAGGAGGTGAGTGCAGGTCCTGTGACTCCAGAGCAGAGCTCACCTCCTGGCCTGGCCAGGCGAGACCCTGGGATGCAGTCCTGGGcccccttctttccctccctcaccAACTCTAGTCACCGTTACGGCCTGAACGCCAGCTCAGTGCTGAGTCCAACATCAGGGGAGTAGATCATGAGACCCTCAGTGAGCAGCCTGCTCAGTAGCTGCTCTGAGGAGTTTCCAGGCAAGCTCAGTGCCCCGACCTgtgtccctctcccttcctcataAAAACAAGAACCCCCCTCCTGCAAAAGTAGCATCATCTTGCACACACCCCAGCTAGAGGCGCCCCTTGCTCTCATTCCCATATCCAGTCCTGTGGATTCTGCCCCCAAACAAGGTCTCTAGCCGTCCCCGGTCACCGTTTCCCGATGGTGTCCTCCCATTGCTGCCTGCCCAATTCCAGCACCTGCAGCCCgagtgggcttttttttttttcttctttttttttttgtgggggacagAGTcccaccctgttgcccaggctggagtgcagtggtacaatctcgactcactgcaacctccacctaccgggttcaagcgatccttctgcctcagcctcccaagtagataagattacaggtgcccaccaccacatcctggtaatttctgtatttttagtagagatggggtttcaccatgttggccaggctggtcttgaactcctgacctcaagtggtccacccagctcagcctcccaaagtgctgggattgcaggcgtgagccaccacgcccggccccctcATACACTTTGATTGGTGGAATGCCCTTCAGAAGGATTCCTTGGCAGTCATGGTACATTTGTCACTGTAGTGTTTGTAGACAAATTCAGAGCAATGCAGGTGTGATGACCGCGGATGGAATCACA
The nucleotide sequence above comes from Pongo pygmaeus isolate AG05252 chromosome 13, NHGRI_mPonPyg2-v2.0_pri, whole genome shotgun sequence. Encoded proteins:
- the POMT1 gene encoding protein O-mannosyl-transferase 1 isoform X5, whose amino-acid sequence is MWGFLKRPVVVTADINLSLVALTGMGLLSRLWRLTYPRAVVFDEVYYGQYISFYMKRIFFLDDSGPPFGHMVLALGGYLGGFDGNFLWNRIGAEYSSNVPVWSLRLLPALAGALSVPMAYQIVLELHFSHCAAMGAALLMLIENALITQSRLMLLESVLIFFNLLAVLSYLKFFNCQKHSPFSLSWWFWLTLTGVACSCAVGIKYMGVFTYVLVLGVAAVHAWHLIGDQTLSNVCVFCHLLARAVALLVIPVVLYLLFFYVHLILLFRSGPHDQIMSSAFQASLEGGLARITQGQPLEVAFGSQVTLRNVFGKPVPCWLHSHQDTYPMIYENGRGSSHQQQVTCYPFKDVNNWWIVKDPRRHQLVVSSPPRPVRHGDMVQLVHGLTTRSLNTHDVAAPLSPHSQEVSCYIDYNISMPAQNLWRLEIVNRGSDTDVWKTILSEVRFVHVNTSAVLKLSGAHLPDWGYRQLEIVGEKLSRGYHGSTVWNVEEHRYGASQEQREREWELHSPAQVDVSRNLSFMARFSELQWRMLALRSDDSEHKYSSSPLEWVTLDTNIAYWLHPRTSAQIHLLGNIVIWVSGSLALAIYSLLSLWYLLRRRRNVHDLPQDMGPCCVVQGVLELLGLSDPPASASHSAGITGVSSRVQRIG